The Candidatus Hinthialibacter antarcticus genome contains a region encoding:
- a CDS encoding type II toxin-antitoxin system HicB family antitoxin: MIDLNYSLVIEATDDPNFFGFYSPELEGFTGIGNSIEDCIYKARWGMKEHIGLLVKEGMTIPDPNPNSTILIQNELAKV, encoded by the coding sequence ATGATTGATTTAAATTATTCTTTAGTGATAGAAGCAACAGATGATCCCAATTTTTTTGGATTCTATTCACCTGAATTAGAAGGATTTACTGGGATCGGAAATTCAATTGAAGATTGCATTTATAAAGCTCGATGGGGAATGAAAGAGCATATTGGATTATTAGTTAAAGAAGGCATGACTATCCCTGATCCAAACCCGAATTCGACAATTTTAATTCAAAACGAATTGGCAAAAGTATAA